AGTGATATGGTCAAAGGGTTCATCCACGAAAGCAGTATTGCTCACACCTGCTGCTAATACTTGTTCTTTAACGAGGTCTTTGATAATTTGGACACCGCGAACCGTCGGCCCAATAGGTACACCTAGAGAATTGTAAGTTTCCCGTAACCCTTGCAGCACGCGCTCATCCAATACATTTGTGTTGCCAGCAACCAACGCATAGGTAGCGTAGCGCAAGTAGTAGTCCATATCTCGCAGACAAGCCGCATAACGACGAGTCGTATAAGCATTTCCACCAGGACGAATCAACTCCGGCAGTTCTTCAAACAACTTTAAACCAGCCTGCTTGACAAGTGACGCAGCATTAGAATTTATCGCTGCCGCAGCTTGTACTCGTGCTGTGCCACTTTCAAAGTAAGACTTTAGACTGTCGATCGCATTCCGGTCAAAATACCGTCCAGCCACGTCATAATTCTTAATTAAACTTGTAACTGCATCGCGCATTCCTGTTTCTCCCAATCATTGCTATCTATGGTTTGATATTTATTTGGCTGCACTTATGCACCAGTAAACTTTTGTGCTATTAAAAATAGATTCGGCACAAAAACAATGTATCCACTATCTATGGATTCTATGCCAAAGTTGACCCCTATGTGATGAACTTTCCAGTTTTGTGCAGATGATCGGGGAAAGGTTAATATAACCTGTAAACAAGATATCTGTTACATAAACTACAAAATCGCTTATTGTCCAGTATTTAAGATATTTCGCGTGTATCACATACTTGGTTCAGATCAGCAGGGTTAGGATGCTTTGGCAGATTCTGGTTTTAGTTTAGGATAATTGGTAGAGAAGGAGTAACAATGACAACCCCACAAGAAGTCTTGAAGTTAATTCAAGATCAGAAAATTGAACTGATCGATCTTAAATTCATCGATATACCAGGAACTTGGCAGCACCTGACTGTGTACCAAAACCAAATCGATGAGAGTTCATTCATTGATGGCGTACCTTTCGACGGTTCCAGCATCCGGGGTTGGAAAGCAATCAACGAATCAGACATGACGATGGTACTCGATCCAAATACTGCTTGGATCGACCCATTCATGGCTGAGCCAACATTAAGTATAATTTGTAGCATTAAAGAACCCCGTACGGGAGAATGGTATAACCGTTGCCCGCGCGTTATTGCCCAAAAAGCAGTAGATTACTTAGTTTCTACTGGTATTGGTGACACAGCCTTCCTTGGCCCCGAAGCTGAGTTCTTCATTTTTGATACTGCCCGGTTTGGCCAAACTGCTAACGAAGGCTACTACTTCTTAGACTCTGAAGAAGGGGCTTGGAATTCTGGTAAACTCGGTACAGATGAAAAGCCGAACCTAGCTTACAAGCCACGCTACAAAGAAGGTTACTTCCCAGTTTCGCCCACGGATTCTTTCCAAGATATCCGAACAGAAATGCTATTGACAATGGCAAAACTAGGTGTACCTATTGAAAAGCACCACCACGAAGTTGCTACTGGTGGTCAAAGCGAACTAGGTTTCCGTTTTGGCAAGTTGGTTGAAGC
This region of Nostoc sp. UHCC 0302 genomic DNA includes:
- the apcB gene encoding allophycocyanin subunit beta — its product is MRDAVTSLIKNYDVAGRYFDRNAIDSLKSYFESGTARVQAAAAINSNAASLVKQAGLKLFEELPELIRPGGNAYTTRRYAACLRDMDYYLRYATYALVAGNTNVLDERVLQGLRETYNSLGVPIGPTVRGVQIIKDLVKEQVLAAGVSNTAFVDEPFDHITRELSEQDI